The following proteins come from a genomic window of Brachionichthys hirsutus isolate HB-005 chromosome 20, CSIRO-AGI_Bhir_v1, whole genome shotgun sequence:
- the gpcpd1 gene encoding glycerophosphocholine phosphodiesterase GPCPD1 isoform X1, producing the protein MIFCQMCASKCLIQVTGQFQPFLGEVIAVVGSCEALGEWSHQRAVPLCPDGQDGNTWTTTISVPKGVASKYRYLKGIFLQPKSAGGPCQVIVKIWETHHQPRTMSPTGSHKNIDDGQFGIHNGVNCVDSGWLTCQTEIRLRLHYSKVAPVYITKKKFKKSRFRIKLAIEGVEEEDEEDELTPSPLHKMATTLEMSMISANAYNSRHSQPECGYALEPFRWTEYSIHTMDPDNLELTFEFFEEDLGEHVVQGDVHPGHVGTACLLSSCFSESGKDSGVVTLPIMRRNSRNTIGKVRVDYLVIRPIRGLQCDMSSSFTKYWKKRSTLDVGHRGAGSSQTAKHHRVKENTIASFKSAAKHGAAFVEFDVHLSKDFVPIIYHDMSCCISTMKKNDKNSQELIQVPVKDLTFDQLQLLKLVNATMKENDDKDLQDEEDEIDEHQSFPSLSQIFQSIPEHVGFNIELKWICQLKDGTWYENVSSYFNMNTFLDIILSCVLQKGGKRRIVFSSFDPDICTMVRQKQNKYPILFLTQGITEAYPEMMDIRCQTTQIAINFAQSENLLGINGHAEDLLKSLSIIEEAKTKGLVVFSWGDDNNDAENRRMLREQGLNGVIYDSICDDQGEQPNIFKLEEQHSLQEVITEETLKSTAAAGSACR; encoded by the exons ATGATTTTCTGTCAAATGTGTGCATCAAAATGTTTAATTCAGGTGACGGGCCAATTTCAACCTTTTTTAGGCGAGGTCATTGCAGTAGTTGGGAGTTGTGAAGCTCTAGGAGAATGGAGCCATCAAAGAGCTGTGCCTTTGTGTCCCGATGGTCAAGACGG AAATACGTGGACGACAACAATCAGTGTGCCTAAAGGAGTTGCTTCCAAGTATCGCTATCTCAAAGGCATTTTCCTGCAGCCAAAG AGTGCGGGTGGTCCCTGTCAAGTGATAGTCAAAATATGGGAGACCCATCATCAGCCCCGCACGATGAGCCCCACAG GATCACACAAGAATATTGATGATGGACAATTTGGAATTCACA acgGAGTCAATTGTGTTGACTCTGGGTGGCTGACATGCCAGACAGAGATCCGCCTTCGTTTGCATTATTCTAAGGTGGCTCCAGTTTATATCACTAAGAAGAAATTTAAGAAGTCTCGCTTCAG AATTAAGCTGGCAATAGAGGGtgtagaagaggaggatgaggaggatgagctcACTCCTTCACCTTTGCACAAGATGGCCACCACCCTGGAGATGAGTATGATCAGTGCCAATGCCTATAATTCACGCCACTCGCAGCCTGAATGTGGGTATGCGCTGGAGCCTTTCCGGTGGACAGAATACAGCATCCATACCATGGACCCAGACAACCTCGAGCTTACCTTTGAGTTCTTTGAG GAGGACCTCGGTGAGCATGTTGTCCAGGGCGACGTTCATCCCGGACACGTGGGCACAGCTTGCCTCCTCTCCTCGTGCTTTTCAGAGAGTGGCAAGGACAGTGGCGTGGTCACACTTCCTATAATGCGACGGAATTCCAGGAATACCATCGGCAAAGTCCGAG TGGACTACCTGGTGATCCGACCCATCCGGGGGCTGCAGTGTGACATGAGCTCCTCGTTCACCAAGTATTGGAAGAAAAGAAGTACTCTGGATGTTGGTCACAGAGGTGCTGGCAGCTCACAAACAGCCAA GCACCACAGAGTCAAGGAGAACACGATAGCCTCTTTCAAAAGTGCTGCTAAGCAT GGTGCTGCTTTTGTAGAGTTTGATGTCCACCTTTCCAAGGATTTTGTTCCCATCATATACCACGATATGTCCTGCTGCATATCTACCATGAAG AAAAATGACAAGAATTCTCAGGAGCTTATCCAGGTGCCGGTCAAAGACTTGACATTCGatcagctgcagcttctcaag CTGGTTAATGCCACCATGAAAGAAAACGATGACAAAG ATTTgcaggatgaggaagatgaaattGATGAGCACCAGTCATTCCCCTCACTCTCACAG ATTTTTCAATCTATTCCTGAGCATGTGGGATTCAACATTGAGCTGAAATGGATTTGCCAGCTGAAG gATGGGACGTGGTATGAAAACGTGTCATCATACTTCAACATGAATACCTTCCTCGACATTATCCTGTCCTGCGTTCTTCAGAAAGGAGGAAAGAGACGCATTGTCTTCTCCTCCTTTGATCCCGATATCTGCACAAT GGTGCGTCAGAAGCAGAACAAATACCCCATCCTCTTCTTGACTCAGGGAATTACAGAGGCTTATCCTGAGATGATGGACATCCGCTGCCAGACCACTCAGATTGCCATAAATTTTGCCCAGAGTGAGAATCTTCTG GGGATCAATGGTCATGCTGAGGACCTGCTGAAGAGCCTTTCCATCATTGAGGAAGCCAAGACTAAAGGACTGGTGGTGTTCAGCTGGGGAGACGACAACAACGACGCTGAgaacagaaggatgctgagagAGCAGGGACTGAACGGCGTCATTTACGACAG TATCTGTGACGACCAGGGAGAACAGCCGAACATTTTCAAGTTAGAGGAGCAGCACTCCCTGCAGGAGGTTATTACGGAGGAGACCCTGAAAAgcaccgccgccgccggctcGGCCTGCCGCTGA
- the gpcpd1 gene encoding glycerophosphocholine phosphodiesterase GPCPD1 isoform X2, with protein sequence MIFCQMCASKCLIQVTGQFQPFLGEVIAVVGSCEALGEWSHQRAVPLCPDGQDGNTWTTTISVPKGVASKYRYLKGIFLQPKSAGGPCQVIVKIWETHHQPRTMSPTGSHKNIDDGQFGIHNGVNCVDSGWLTCQTEIRLRLHYSKVAPVYITKKKFKKSRFRIKLAIEGVEEEDEEDELTPSPLHKMATTLEMSMISANAYNSRHSQPECGYALEPFRWTEYSIHTMDPDNLELTFEFFEEDLGEHVVQGDVHPGHVGTACLLSSCFSESGKDSGVVTLPIMRRNSRNTIGKVRVDYLVIRPIRGLQCDMSSSFTKYWKKRSTLDVGHRGAGSSQTAKHHRVKENTIASFKSAAKHGAAFVEFDVHLSKDFVPIIYHDMSCCISTMKKNDKNSQELIQVPVKDLTFDQLQLLKLVNATMKENDDKDLQDEEDEIDEHQSFPSLSQIFQSIPEHVGFNIELKWICQLKDGTWYENVSSYFNMNTFLDIILSCVLQKGGKRRIVFSSFDPDICTMVRQKQNKYPILFLTQGITEAYPEMMDIRCQTTQIAINFAQSENLLGINGHAEDLLKSLSIIEEAKTKGLVVFSWGDDNNDAENRRMLREQGLNGVIYDRICECLVPHSHSSPPDSLSVTTRENSRTFSS encoded by the exons ATGATTTTCTGTCAAATGTGTGCATCAAAATGTTTAATTCAGGTGACGGGCCAATTTCAACCTTTTTTAGGCGAGGTCATTGCAGTAGTTGGGAGTTGTGAAGCTCTAGGAGAATGGAGCCATCAAAGAGCTGTGCCTTTGTGTCCCGATGGTCAAGACGG AAATACGTGGACGACAACAATCAGTGTGCCTAAAGGAGTTGCTTCCAAGTATCGCTATCTCAAAGGCATTTTCCTGCAGCCAAAG AGTGCGGGTGGTCCCTGTCAAGTGATAGTCAAAATATGGGAGACCCATCATCAGCCCCGCACGATGAGCCCCACAG GATCACACAAGAATATTGATGATGGACAATTTGGAATTCACA acgGAGTCAATTGTGTTGACTCTGGGTGGCTGACATGCCAGACAGAGATCCGCCTTCGTTTGCATTATTCTAAGGTGGCTCCAGTTTATATCACTAAGAAGAAATTTAAGAAGTCTCGCTTCAG AATTAAGCTGGCAATAGAGGGtgtagaagaggaggatgaggaggatgagctcACTCCTTCACCTTTGCACAAGATGGCCACCACCCTGGAGATGAGTATGATCAGTGCCAATGCCTATAATTCACGCCACTCGCAGCCTGAATGTGGGTATGCGCTGGAGCCTTTCCGGTGGACAGAATACAGCATCCATACCATGGACCCAGACAACCTCGAGCTTACCTTTGAGTTCTTTGAG GAGGACCTCGGTGAGCATGTTGTCCAGGGCGACGTTCATCCCGGACACGTGGGCACAGCTTGCCTCCTCTCCTCGTGCTTTTCAGAGAGTGGCAAGGACAGTGGCGTGGTCACACTTCCTATAATGCGACGGAATTCCAGGAATACCATCGGCAAAGTCCGAG TGGACTACCTGGTGATCCGACCCATCCGGGGGCTGCAGTGTGACATGAGCTCCTCGTTCACCAAGTATTGGAAGAAAAGAAGTACTCTGGATGTTGGTCACAGAGGTGCTGGCAGCTCACAAACAGCCAA GCACCACAGAGTCAAGGAGAACACGATAGCCTCTTTCAAAAGTGCTGCTAAGCAT GGTGCTGCTTTTGTAGAGTTTGATGTCCACCTTTCCAAGGATTTTGTTCCCATCATATACCACGATATGTCCTGCTGCATATCTACCATGAAG AAAAATGACAAGAATTCTCAGGAGCTTATCCAGGTGCCGGTCAAAGACTTGACATTCGatcagctgcagcttctcaag CTGGTTAATGCCACCATGAAAGAAAACGATGACAAAG ATTTgcaggatgaggaagatgaaattGATGAGCACCAGTCATTCCCCTCACTCTCACAG ATTTTTCAATCTATTCCTGAGCATGTGGGATTCAACATTGAGCTGAAATGGATTTGCCAGCTGAAG gATGGGACGTGGTATGAAAACGTGTCATCATACTTCAACATGAATACCTTCCTCGACATTATCCTGTCCTGCGTTCTTCAGAAAGGAGGAAAGAGACGCATTGTCTTCTCCTCCTTTGATCCCGATATCTGCACAAT GGTGCGTCAGAAGCAGAACAAATACCCCATCCTCTTCTTGACTCAGGGAATTACAGAGGCTTATCCTGAGATGATGGACATCCGCTGCCAGACCACTCAGATTGCCATAAATTTTGCCCAGAGTGAGAATCTTCTG GGGATCAATGGTCATGCTGAGGACCTGCTGAAGAGCCTTTCCATCATTGAGGAAGCCAAGACTAAAGGACTGGTGGTGTTCAGCTGGGGAGACGACAACAACGACGCTGAgaacagaaggatgctgagagAGCAGGGACTGAACGGCGTCATTTACGACAG AATTTGTGAATGCTTGGTGCCACATAGCCACTCAAGTCCTCCAGATTCCC TATCTGTGACGACCAGGGAGAACAGCCGAACATTTTCAAGTTAG